The following proteins are encoded in a genomic region of Herminiimonas arsenicoxydans:
- a CDS encoding Conserved hypothetical protein, putative hemerythrin binding domain (Evidence 4 : Homologs of previously reported genes of unknown function) — protein sequence MEQIFPQPNLSLGIIEMDKAHKVLMREIMSLMQVPNFEFVRRLPHLVELLEMDFRIEEQLMESMDYPELRAHREQHAGLLGAMHQALAKAMNGDYQLPRQVLNMLPQWLLWHLVKMDAPFVKALKIAGAKPINHLVFKPEQQSEKHPHHIGHVR from the coding sequence ATGGAACAAATTTTTCCGCAACCGAATCTATCCTTGGGCATTATCGAGATGGATAAGGCTCATAAGGTCTTGATGCGTGAAATCATGAGCTTGATGCAGGTTCCCAACTTTGAATTTGTCAGGCGCTTGCCGCATTTGGTGGAGCTGCTGGAGATGGATTTCCGGATTGAGGAACAGTTAATGGAGAGTATGGATTATCCGGAGTTACGCGCGCATCGTGAACAGCATGCAGGTCTGCTCGGTGCTATGCATCAGGCTCTTGCAAAGGCGATGAATGGAGATTACCAGCTGCCGCGGCAGGTGTTGAACATGTTGCCGCAATGGCTGCTGTGGCATCTGGTCAAGATGGATGCTCCGTTTGTAAAGGCGCTAAAAATAGCGGGAGCCAAGCCGATCAACCACCTTGTTTTCAAACCGGAACAGCAGTCTGAAAAACATCCGCATCATATCGGGCATGTTCGATGA